The following coding sequences are from one Leguminivora glycinivorella isolate SPB_JAAS2020 chromosome 7, LegGlyc_1.1, whole genome shotgun sequence window:
- the LOC125228424 gene encoding uncharacterized protein LOC125228424 isoform X2, which translates to MEFKDLYESLIHNNDHIKPIHKFHYLSSYLEGDAARVIANLEVSANNYTEAWKILCDRFSNKRQLITNHLNSLFNLEPIQRESDKALRFLNDHVVKNLRALKTLGQPTEHWDTILVHLLTAKLDVNTNAKWEEHRNTLKEWPSLDDFRGFLSNRADILENLYRSRREKQSNHKPEPVANKTSFKHDKNIKTFVISEKQDDHKGRPCIVCHGDHRVYDCPAFKKMSVDERWSQASRLKLCHVCLRPDHETRQCKLNGCRVCKRRHNTYLHTTQTLNTSPPGASTEQTAEPANSARSDVACSSTMLTSDSAAVQNTLTASTLISTSESLLSTALIEVINPINNKKETVKCLVDSCSQSNYLSHNLRQKLNLECQPLTASNVTGIGNTPLTYQPVLCAAHIQSKLSDFNAKIDFLVLDQVTSRFPQNYVDISHLNLPASVQLADPTFNVPSQIDMLLGVEMFWTIVTGAAKRLPTSKRTFLIPSKLGWLIAGPVEGASAHLHTGNTRSHLCLSDLSAQMTKFWETEELPSETDSIKNGSEFESHPINQHFVENTYRQSDGRFVVRLPLKDSPDCLGNSFNIAKKRLFSLEKRFSNQPELKSMYVDFINEYRDLGHLSESERCYKANHLPHHPVMKESESTRMRTVFHASCPTSSGYSINDIQLVGPNIQSPLFDILLRFRQYKYVLSGDIEKQYRQIMMNEIDRNLQVILWREDEHLPIRSLTLNTVTYGFASSSWLAARCLWQLGAESKDPLVRTIIQNDFYCDDLLTGADSEIELLRIQAGVSQALASGCFNLRKYRSNSNALLKSDYINKDDHLALSQACQTLGLGWQPSQDVLNFSIKNDHSDKIVTKRKILSETFQVFDPLGLLSLCTVKAKILSPVGLN; encoded by the exons ATGGAATTTAAGGACCTTTATGAATCTTTAATTCACAATAATGATCACATTAAACCTATTCATAAATTCCATTATCTGAGCTCTTATCTTGAAGGGGATGCGGCCAGAGTGATAGCAAACTTAGAAGTCTCCGCTAACAATTATACTGAAGCCTGGAAAATTTTGTGTGACAGGTTCAGTAATAAAAGACAGCTGATTACTAACCATTTAAATTCTCTATTTAATTTAGAACCTATACAGCGAGAATCGGATAAGGCCTTAAGGTTCCTTAATGATCATGTAGTTAAAAATCTCCGGGCCCTAAAGACATTAGGGCAACCGACAGAGCATTGGGATACAATTTTAGTTCACCTATTGACGGCTAAGTTAGACGTCAATACTAATGCAAAATGGGAAGAACATAGGAACACTCTCAAAGAGTGGCCATCACTCGATGACTTTAGGGGATTTCTTAGTAATCGTGCAGACATCTTAGAAAATCTGTACCGCTCTAGGAGAGAAAAACAATCTAACCACAAGCCAGAGCCTGTGGCCAATAAAACTTCATTTAAACatgataaaaacataaaaacattcgTGATTTCAGAGAAACAAGATGACCACAAGGGTCGGCCGTGCATCGTGTGCCATGGTGATCACAGAGTGTACGACTGCCCAGCCTTTAAAAAGATGTCAGTCGACGAGCGCTGGTCGCAGGCGTCACGTCTAAAGCTGTGCCATGTCTGCCTCCGACCGGACCATGAGACCCGTCAGTGCAAGCTGAACGGTTGCCGGGTATGTAAGAGACGTCACAATACATACTTACACACCACACAAACACTCAACACTTCTCCACCTGGAGCCAGCACGGAACAAACAGCCGAACCTGCAAATAGTGCTAGGTCGGATGTGGCTTGCTCCTCGACTATGCTAACCTCTGACAGTGCAGCGGTGCAAAACACCCTCACTGCTAGCACTTTAATTAGCACTAGCGAGTCATTGCTCTCAACAGCTCTAATTGAAGTGATCAACCCTATTAACAACAAAAAGGAGACAGTTAAATGTCTTGTAGACAGTTGTTCACAGTCTAATTATCTATCTCATAATTTGagacaaaaactaaatcttgAGTGTCAGCCTCTAACTGCCTCAAATGTGACAGGAATAGGAAATACGCCTCTGACCTATCAACCTGTGCTTTGTGCAGCTCATATTCAATCTAAACTCAGTGATTTTAATGCCAAAATTGACTTTCTAGTTTTAGATCAAGTAACTAGTCGCTTTCCACAAAACTATGTAGACATTAGTCACCTTAACTTACCTGCCTCTGTGCAGCTTGCTGACCCAACATTTAACGTTCCATCCCAAATAGACATGCTGTTGGGAGTGGAAATGTTTTGGACTATTGTGACAGGTGCAGCAAAAAGATTGCCAACGAGCAAGCGCACCTTCCTAATCCCATCTAAACTAGGGTGGTTAATAGCGGGACCGGTAGAGGGAGCCTCGGCTCACTTACATACAGGGAACACGCGCAGCCACCTCTGTCTGTCTGATCTGTCGGCCCAAATGACCAAATTTTGGGAGACAGAGGAGCTACCGTCTGAAACGGACTCCATTAAAAATGGGAGTGAGTTCGAGTCTCACCCTATAAACCAACACTTTGTTGAAAACACTTACCGCCAATCTGACGGCAGATTCGTTGTGCGCTTGCCTTTAAAGGACTCGCCGGACTGCTTAGGCAACTCATTTAACATAGCTAAAAAGCGTTTATTCAGTTTAGAGAAACGTTTTAGTAACCAACCTGAATTAAAATCAATGTATGTTGATTTCATAAATGAATATAGAGACTTAGGGCATCTGTCGGAGTCTGAGCGATGTTACAAAGCTAATCACCTCCCGCATCACCCCGTGATGAAGGAGAGTGAATCTACACGCATGCGCACAGTCTTTCACGCTAGCTGTCCCACCTCTTCTGGGTATTCAATAAATGATATTCAGCTTGTAGGTCCTAACATACAAAGCCCACTGTTTGACATATTGCTTAGATTCCGACAGTACAAGTATGTGCTATCTGGTgacatagaaaaacagtacaggCAAATAATGATGAATGAAATAGATAGAAACCTACAAGTTATTCTATGGCGCGAAGATGAGCACTTACCCATACGCTCACTAACTTTAAATACCGTTACGTACGGCTTTGCTTCATCGAGCTGGCTAGCAGCACGCTGTTTGTGGCAGTTAGGGGCTGAAAGCAAGGATCCTTTAGTTAGGACTATTATACAAAATGACTTTTACTGTGATGACTTATTAACAGGCGCAGACTCTGAAATAGAGCTGCTTCGTATACAAGCAGGTGTCTCACAGGCCTTAGCCTCTGGTTGTTTCAATTTACGTAAATACCGCTCGAATTCTAACGCGCTATTAAAGTCGGATTATATTAATAAAGATGATCACTTAGCATTGAGTCAAGCTTGCCAAACACTTGGACTAGGGTGGCAACCTAGCCAAGATGTACTAAACTTTTCCATTAAAAATGATCATTCTGATAAAATAGTtacaaaaagaaaaatcttATCTGAAACGTTCCAAGTCTTTGATCCATTAGGACTCTTAAGTCTATGCACAGTTAAAGCTAAAATAT TAAGCCCCGTGGGCCTAAATTAA